In Rubrobacter naiadicus, a single genomic region encodes these proteins:
- the lpdA gene encoding dihydrolipoyl dehydrogenase, whose protein sequence is MAESFDLVIIGGGNAGYIPAIRASQLGMSVALVEKREGGHLGGTCLNVGCIPTKALLQTASMLSDFKNGEEFGIKAGKVEFDYPQVAKRRDAVVNQLRRGVAGLMKKNKVRVYNGVGSFVEPKKIKVALNDGGEEELEGRFVLIASGSEVNTLPGLEIDHEKVISSDDVVTENESVPSSIIILGSGAVGVEFASMFNDFGTEVTIVEVLERIVPLEDPEVSAQLQKEFEGRGIRVLAGTKADIGSLDKSGDGVKIKVEGKDGEQTLEAEKLLVAVGRKTAIEELNLDATKVEVSDRGIIQVDEFYRTAEDGVYAAGDVIGGYWLAHAAGHEGIVAVEHMAGEDPMPLDQDMIPRVTFCRPEIASFGLTREQAEEQGYEVKEGKFPFRAIGKALIEGEPNGFVKVVADAETDLILGMHAIGPHVTELIAEGVFAKLVEGTPQEIGMAVHAHPTLAEVMGEAALAVDGHAIHF, encoded by the coding sequence GTGGCAGAGAGCTTCGACCTCGTGATCATCGGCGGAGGAAACGCGGGCTACATACCCGCGATCCGGGCCAGCCAGCTAGGGATGAGCGTCGCGCTCGTCGAGAAGCGTGAGGGGGGACACCTCGGGGGCACCTGCCTGAACGTAGGGTGCATCCCGACCAAGGCCCTTCTCCAGACGGCCTCCATGCTGAGCGACTTCAAAAACGGTGAGGAGTTCGGGATAAAGGCCGGCAAGGTGGAGTTCGACTACCCGCAGGTGGCCAAGCGGCGCGATGCGGTGGTCAACCAGCTGCGGCGCGGGGTCGCCGGCCTGATGAAGAAGAACAAGGTCCGCGTCTACAACGGCGTCGGCAGCTTCGTCGAACCGAAGAAGATAAAGGTCGCTCTGAACGACGGCGGCGAGGAGGAACTCGAGGGCAGGTTCGTCCTGATAGCCTCCGGATCCGAGGTCAACACGCTGCCCGGCCTCGAGATAGACCACGAGAAGGTAATCTCCAGCGACGACGTGGTGACCGAGAACGAGAGCGTACCCTCCTCGATCATCATCCTCGGCAGCGGGGCCGTGGGCGTGGAGTTCGCGAGCATGTTCAACGACTTCGGCACCGAGGTGACGATAGTCGAGGTGCTCGAGAGGATCGTCCCGCTCGAGGACCCGGAGGTCTCCGCCCAGCTCCAGAAAGAGTTCGAGGGACGGGGTATCCGGGTGCTCGCCGGGACCAAGGCGGACATAGGTAGCCTGGACAAGAGCGGCGACGGGGTGAAGATAAAGGTCGAGGGCAAGGATGGCGAACAGACGCTCGAGGCGGAGAAGCTCCTCGTCGCCGTCGGGCGCAAGACCGCGATCGAAGAGCTCAACCTCGACGCCACGAAGGTCGAGGTGAGCGACCGGGGCATCATCCAGGTCGACGAGTTCTACCGCACCGCCGAGGACGGCGTGTACGCGGCGGGGGACGTGATCGGGGGCTACTGGCTCGCCCACGCCGCCGGGCACGAAGGGATCGTCGCGGTGGAGCACATGGCCGGGGAGGATCCGATGCCGCTCGATCAGGACATGATCCCGCGGGTGACCTTCTGCCGCCCGGAGATAGCTTCCTTCGGTCTCACCCGTGAGCAGGCCGAGGAGCAGGGTTACGAGGTCAAGGAGGGTAAGTTCCCCTTCCGCGCGATCGGGAAGGCCCTCATCGAGGGCGAGCCCAACGGGTTCGTCAAGGTGGTCGCCGACGCGGAGACCGATCTGATCCTGGGGATGCACGCCATCGGGCCGCACGTGACCGAGCTGATCGCGGAGGGGGTCTTCGCCAAGCTGGTCGAGGGTACCCCGCAGGAGATCGGGATGGCCGTTCACGCCCACCCGACGCTCGCCGAGGTGATGGGTGAGGCGGCTCTCGCGGTCGACGGACACGCGATCCACTTCTAG
- the mutM gene encoding bifunctional DNA-formamidopyrimidine glycosylase/DNA-(apurinic or apyrimidinic site) lyase: protein MPELPEVETIKNDLRGLVVGAGIERAELRDERLVEEPSPEDFVRGLGGVRITGARRRAKHLVVELSSGEALVFQLKIGGQLLLVPPVEEPTRNVMLVLYLDDGRRLFLRDQTEFSRARLLGPEGLEDRLAGLGPEPFSDEFTVGYLRERIGTRRAQIKPLLLDQKVVAGIGNIYVDEILFDARIHPRRRASTLSAEEWARLHAAIRRNLAAGIEHRGTTVRLYRDVLGRPGEHQNHLRVFEREGEECPGCGGRVVRERVGGRGTYLCPVCQPEDGGKGDQSLPLEVESREGEG, encoded by the coding sequence ATGCCCGAGCTTCCCGAGGTAGAGACGATAAAGAACGACCTGCGCGGGCTCGTCGTCGGGGCGGGGATAGAGCGGGCGGAGCTGAGAGACGAGCGGCTCGTCGAGGAGCCCTCGCCGGAGGATTTCGTCCGCGGGCTCGGGGGCGTCCGGATCACCGGCGCCAGACGCCGGGCCAAGCACCTCGTCGTCGAGCTCTCGTCGGGGGAGGCTCTCGTCTTCCAGCTCAAGATCGGGGGGCAGCTCTTGCTCGTCCCGCCAGTCGAGGAGCCGACGAGGAACGTCATGCTCGTGCTGTATCTGGACGACGGGCGCCGCCTCTTCCTGCGCGACCAGACCGAGTTCAGCCGGGCGCGGCTGCTCGGGCCCGAAGGGCTCGAGGACCGGCTCGCCGGCCTCGGCCCCGAGCCCTTCTCGGATGAGTTCACGGTGGGCTACCTGCGGGAGAGGATAGGGACGCGCCGGGCGCAGATAAAACCTCTTCTGCTCGACCAGAAGGTCGTCGCGGGCATCGGGAACATCTACGTCGACGAGATCCTCTTCGACGCCCGGATCCACCCGCGACGCAGGGCGAGCACGCTCTCGGCGGAGGAGTGGGCGAGGCTCCACGCCGCGATAAGGAGGAACCTGGCGGCCGGCATCGAGCACCGGGGGACGACGGTCCGGCTCTACCGGGACGTGCTCGGGCGTCCCGGGGAGCACCAGAACCACCTGCGGGTCTTCGAGCGTGAGGGGGAGGAGTGCCCGGGATGCGGGGGAAGGGTCGTGCGGGAGCGGGTCGGGGGGCGGGGGACGTACCTGTGCCCCGTCTGTCAGCCGGAGGATGGTGGTAAGGGGGATCAGAGTTTACCATTGGAAGTGGAGTCGAGAGAAGGAGAGGGATAA
- a CDS encoding TenA family transcriptional regulator → MDSGEFLERLKREVIGHPALTHPFLERFGEGEVSAEGVRTFAIQYYRHVRVSRLYLAALISNCRDDEPLQLALASVLFDEYGNLDPEETHPALYRRFMRALEISEEEWETPPTLPEIELYISAHYDLCRNPDIRLGLGAMGPASEWPVPPIYARIAEGLKKAAGLDDEALEMFTSHVTMDVEHARIMMEAVAPYAEDEEGQRRVREGTMRSLDARSVMLDGLYKAVYGEPVPLTGTARGAAG, encoded by the coding sequence TTGGACTCGGGAGAGTTTCTTGAGCGTCTGAAGCGGGAGGTCATAGGACACCCGGCGCTCACGCACCCGTTCCTGGAGCGGTTCGGGGAGGGGGAGGTGAGCGCCGAGGGGGTGAGGACGTTCGCGATCCAGTACTACCGTCACGTCCGGGTGAGCCGGCTGTACCTCGCGGCTCTGATCTCGAACTGCCGCGACGACGAGCCGCTGCAGCTCGCGCTGGCCTCGGTGCTCTTCGACGAGTACGGCAACCTCGATCCCGAGGAGACCCATCCCGCGCTCTACCGCAGGTTCATGCGGGCGCTGGAGATCAGCGAGGAGGAGTGGGAGACCCCGCCGACCCTGCCCGAGATAGAGCTCTACATAAGCGCCCACTACGACTTGTGCCGCAACCCGGACATCCGGCTGGGGCTCGGGGCGATGGGACCGGCGAGCGAGTGGCCGGTCCCGCCGATCTACGCCAGGATCGCCGAAGGTCTCAAGAAGGCCGCCGGTCTCGACGACGAGGCGCTCGAGATGTTCACCTCCCACGTCACGATGGACGTCGAGCACGCCAGGATCATGATGGAGGCCGTGGCCCCCTACGCGGAGGACGAGGAGGGCCAGCGGCGGGTGCGCGAGGGGACGATGCGCTCGCTCGACGCCCGGTCGGTGATGCTCGACGGCCTCTACAAGGCCGTCTACGGCGAGCCCGTGCCCCTCACCGGGACGGCGAGGGGCGCGGCCGGGTAG
- the moaD gene encoding molybdopterin converting factor subunit 1 codes for MGEIRVLLFGAAADRAGTREVHLETPEGTTLGEVWELLAGRHPSLSEMGETLAFAVNGEYAGMDEVLSPGDELAVLPPVSGG; via the coding sequence ATGGGTGAGATAAGAGTGCTTCTGTTCGGGGCGGCGGCCGACCGGGCGGGGACGAGGGAGGTGCATCTCGAGACGCCGGAAGGGACCACGCTCGGCGAGGTCTGGGAACTTCTGGCCGGGCGCCATCCCTCCCTCTCCGAGATGGGTGAGACCCTCGCCTTCGCCGTAAACGGGGAGTACGCGGGCATGGACGAGGTCCTCTCACCCGGAGACGAGCTCGCCGTGCTCCCGCCCGTCTCCGGCGGATAG
- a CDS encoding molybdenum cofactor biosynthesis protein MoaE encodes MIEITEDPIDVGGVIDAVRRPDCGAVSVFLGTTRVDESGGACVEYLEYEAYRPMADRKLEEIAEEVKERWDVRAVSIVHRLGRVEPAEPSVAIAVCAPRRRDAFAASRYAIERIKEIVPIWKREVWSDGYVWVGSQTGTRPSPNG; translated from the coding sequence ATGATCGAGATCACCGAAGATCCCATAGACGTCGGGGGGGTCATCGACGCGGTGCGGCGCCCCGACTGCGGGGCGGTCTCGGTCTTCCTGGGCACCACCCGGGTCGACGAATCCGGGGGCGCGTGCGTCGAGTACCTGGAGTACGAAGCCTACCGACCGATGGCCGACCGCAAGCTAGAAGAGATAGCCGAAGAGGTAAAAGAGCGCTGGGACGTGCGCGCGGTCTCCATCGTACACCGCCTCGGGCGGGTGGAGCCCGCCGAGCCCAGCGTCGCGATAGCCGTCTGCGCCCCCCGGCGCAGGGATGCCTTCGCGGCGAGCAGGTACGCGATAGAGAGGATCAAGGAGATCGTCCCGATCTGGAAGCGTGAGGTCTGGTCCGACGGCTACGTCTGGGTCGGGAGCCAGACCGGGACGCGCCCCTCCCCGAATGGATGA
- the trxB gene encoding thioredoxin-disulfide reductase — protein sequence MADVIYDVAVIGSGPAGYTAALYASRASLRTVVFQGYEAGGQLMLTTEVENFPGYPEGVMGPQMMEDFEKQASRFGAEMRPDEIERVDFSERPFRLWPEGEEEPVFARAVIIATGARARWLGLENEQRLMGRGVSGCATCDGFFFKDKKVAVVGGGDTAMEEALYLTNHASEVVIIHRRDEFRASRIMLARARKNEKISFITDTVVVDVLGKDSVEGLRLRNVKSGEESELTVDGLFVAIGHDPATALFKGSVEMDEGGYILQKEHTMTSVPGVFAAGDVADRRYRQAVTAAGDGCRAAIDAERWLAEQGEAEGAEDPGVWNSAKDRDPANL from the coding sequence GTGGCGGATGTGATCTACGACGTGGCCGTAATAGGATCCGGGCCCGCCGGGTACACGGCGGCGCTCTACGCCTCGAGGGCCAGCCTCCGGACGGTGGTCTTCCAGGGATACGAGGCCGGGGGGCAGCTCATGCTCACGACCGAGGTCGAGAACTTCCCCGGCTACCCGGAGGGGGTGATGGGCCCGCAGATGATGGAGGACTTCGAGAAGCAGGCCTCCCGCTTCGGGGCCGAGATGCGCCCGGACGAGATAGAGCGGGTCGACTTCTCCGAGAGGCCCTTCAGGTTGTGGCCCGAGGGCGAGGAGGAGCCCGTCTTCGCCAGGGCGGTGATAATCGCCACCGGGGCGAGGGCCCGCTGGCTCGGGCTCGAGAACGAGCAGCGCCTGATGGGCCGGGGGGTGAGCGGCTGCGCCACCTGCGACGGGTTCTTCTTCAAAGACAAGAAGGTCGCCGTCGTGGGGGGCGGGGACACCGCGATGGAGGAGGCGCTCTACCTCACCAACCACGCCTCCGAGGTCGTGATCATCCACCGCCGGGACGAGTTCAGGGCCTCGAGGATAATGCTCGCACGGGCGAGGAAGAACGAGAAGATCTCGTTCATCACCGACACGGTCGTCGTCGACGTCCTCGGTAAGGACTCCGTCGAAGGCCTGAGGCTCAGGAACGTCAAGAGCGGCGAGGAGAGCGAGCTCACCGTCGACGGCCTCTTCGTCGCCATAGGCCACGACCCGGCCACCGCGCTCTTCAAGGGCAGCGTGGAGATGGACGAGGGCGGCTACATCCTGCAGAAGGAACACACGATGACGAGCGTGCCCGGCGTCTTCGCCGCGGGGGATGTGGCCGACCGGCGCTATCGGCAGGCCGTGACCGCCGCCGGCGACGGCTGCCGGGCCGCGATAGACGCCGAGAGGTGGCTCGCCGAGCAGGGCGAGGCCGAGGGGGCCGAGGATCCCGGCGTGTGGAACTCGGCCAAGGACAGGGACCCGGCGAACCTCTGA
- a CDS encoding adenosylhomocysteinase produces the protein MESSIRDPSLAPEGHRKMDWAARHSPVLDAVRGRYLEDGSLRDLGVAICLPIEAKTARLADVLAGAGARVAVAAPLPFVVQDDVAAALVERGVTVFASSESPPEEADRDLERALDAATADGEALLIDDRAALVRIAHTTRRGLLPRIRGASEETTSGVAKLRAMERGGELRFPCIAANDARCKHLFDNRYGTGQSALEAIMHATNLMFGGKRMVVAGYGWCGRGIARYAAGLGARVVVCEVDPVRGLEAYADGFEVLPALEAAGTGEIFVTATGNKGVLGREHFARMRDGAVLANAGGVDVEIDVEALRASASEVRRARRDVEEFVMPDGRSLFLVGRGMVVNLTAGDGHPVEIMDLTFAIQALCAHRLANEGTSLSPSVHLLPREIDDEVARIKLEAVGMGIDEITPEQRDFLESWRE, from the coding sequence ATGGAGTCCTCGATCAGAGACCCTTCGCTGGCCCCCGAGGGGCACAGGAAGATGGACTGGGCCGCCCGGCACTCCCCGGTGCTGGACGCCGTGCGGGGGCGCTACCTCGAGGACGGCTCGCTGAGGGATCTCGGGGTCGCCATCTGTCTGCCGATAGAGGCCAAGACCGCCCGCCTGGCCGATGTGCTCGCCGGGGCCGGAGCCCGGGTGGCCGTGGCTGCCCCGCTGCCCTTCGTCGTGCAGGACGACGTGGCGGCGGCGCTCGTGGAGCGCGGGGTGACGGTCTTCGCCTCCTCCGAGAGCCCACCGGAGGAGGCGGACCGGGACCTCGAACGGGCGCTCGATGCCGCCACGGCGGATGGCGAGGCGCTCCTGATAGACGACCGGGCGGCGCTGGTGCGCATCGCGCACACCACCCGCCGGGGGCTGCTGCCGCGCATACGCGGTGCCTCCGAAGAGACGACGAGCGGGGTCGCGAAGCTCCGGGCGATGGAGCGCGGGGGTGAGCTCCGGTTTCCCTGCATCGCCGCGAACGACGCCAGGTGCAAGCACCTCTTCGACAACCGCTACGGCACCGGACAGTCCGCGCTCGAGGCGATCATGCACGCGACGAACCTGATGTTCGGGGGCAAGCGGATGGTCGTCGCGGGTTACGGCTGGTGCGGGAGGGGTATCGCCCGGTACGCGGCCGGGCTCGGGGCGCGGGTCGTAGTCTGCGAGGTCGATCCGGTGCGCGGGCTCGAGGCGTACGCCGACGGGTTCGAGGTGCTGCCGGCGCTGGAGGCCGCCGGGACAGGTGAGATCTTCGTCACCGCGACCGGGAACAAGGGGGTGCTGGGGCGTGAGCACTTCGCGCGGATGCGCGACGGCGCGGTCCTGGCGAACGCCGGAGGGGTGGACGTGGAGATAGACGTCGAGGCGCTGAGGGCTTCGGCCTCGGAGGTCCGCCGGGCGCGCCGCGACGTCGAGGAGTTCGTCATGCCCGACGGCAGGAGCCTCTTCCTCGTCGGGCGGGGGATGGTCGTGAACCTGACCGCCGGGGACGGGCACCCGGTCGAGATCATGGACCTCACCTTCGCCATACAGGCGCTCTGCGCGCATCGCCTGGCCAACGAGGGGACGTCCCTCTCCCCCTCCGTGCACCTGCTGCCGCGCGAGATAGACGACGAGGTCGCCCGCATCAAGCTCGAAGCCGTCGGGATGGGGATCGACGAGATCACCCCGGAGCAGCGGGACTTCCTCGAGAGCTGGAGGGAATAG
- a CDS encoding TerC family protein, translated as MPDLPSSEALARLAGVLAVNLLLSGDNAVVIALAVRRLKGATRRRAVLLGAGGAVALRIVFAVAVTFLLEIPLLQAVGGLLLFWIAWQLALGDQEAAGEHVRAGGGLWQAVRIIIIADVVMSLDNVIALVGVSGGHLFILGFGLFLTIPLVVWGATLLSSLLDRFPWLAYAGAGLLAYVAAEMILGDEIVRRYAGALSQGLETPASVAAGALFVGIVLLRQRVHGG; from the coding sequence TTGCCGGATCTGCCGAGCAGCGAGGCCCTGGCCCGGCTCGCCGGCGTGCTCGCCGTCAACCTGCTGCTCTCCGGGGACAACGCCGTGGTGATAGCGCTCGCCGTGCGGAGGCTCAAAGGCGCGACCCGCCGGCGGGCGGTGCTGCTCGGTGCGGGCGGGGCGGTGGCGCTGCGGATCGTCTTCGCCGTCGCGGTGACTTTCCTGCTCGAGATCCCGCTGCTGCAGGCGGTGGGCGGGCTGCTCCTGTTCTGGATCGCCTGGCAACTCGCGCTGGGAGATCAGGAAGCAGCCGGCGAGCACGTCAGGGCCGGCGGCGGGCTCTGGCAGGCGGTGAGGATCATCATCATCGCCGACGTGGTGATGTCGCTGGACAACGTGATCGCGCTGGTGGGGGTCTCGGGCGGGCACCTGTTCATCCTGGGTTTCGGACTTTTTCTCACGATCCCGCTCGTGGTGTGGGGCGCGACGCTCCTGAGCTCCCTCCTCGATCGCTTCCCCTGGCTGGCTTACGCGGGCGCCGGGCTGCTGGCTTACGTGGCCGCGGAGATGATCCTGGGCGACGAGATCGTCCGGCGGTACGCCGGAGCGCTCTCGCAGGGTCTCGAGACGCCGGCCTCGGTCGCCGCGGGTGCGCTCTTCGTCGGGATCGTCCTGCTCCGGCAGAGGGTGCACGGCGGGTAG
- a CDS encoding sodium:calcium antiporter has product MTALELVLSLVAILFAASLFTNAVEIVGSRLNMGQGAVGSVLAAVGTALPETMIPIVALLGAFVTGENAATSGEIGIGAILGAPFLLATLAMFVVGASVIAFRGRRGNGMGLEIDRVTTRRDLGFFLVCFALAAGAGVVPLPLYAKVVLAVLLVGAYAFYVQRVLRSGGAMLEEVPERLTLWRLWRRGSRPPTWAAAVQLFGSLVVMALGAHFFVEGMERASHALGIPAGLIALVLAPLATELPEKFNSILWVREDKDTLALGNITGAMVFQSTVPVSIGLVLTEWDLGLLGTISVVLALFSGLMLYVLLSTKRPLRAWPLLGGGAMYAIFVAAAVVSVALL; this is encoded by the coding sequence ATGACCGCTTTGGAGCTCGTACTCTCTCTCGTCGCGATTCTGTTCGCGGCTTCCCTGTTCACCAACGCCGTGGAGATCGTCGGGTCGAGGCTCAACATGGGACAGGGGGCCGTGGGGAGCGTGCTCGCCGCGGTCGGCACGGCGCTGCCGGAGACGATGATCCCGATCGTCGCGCTCCTCGGGGCCTTCGTCACCGGTGAGAATGCAGCCACGTCGGGGGAGATAGGCATAGGCGCCATCCTAGGTGCCCCTTTCCTGCTCGCCACGCTCGCGATGTTCGTCGTCGGGGCTTCGGTCATCGCCTTCAGGGGGCGCCGGGGGAACGGGATGGGGTTGGAGATAGACCGGGTCACGACGCGCAGGGATCTCGGCTTCTTCCTCGTCTGCTTCGCCCTGGCCGCCGGCGCCGGCGTGGTACCGCTTCCGCTCTACGCGAAGGTCGTCCTGGCCGTCCTGCTCGTCGGCGCCTACGCGTTCTACGTGCAGCGCGTCCTGCGTTCGGGAGGAGCGATGCTGGAGGAGGTCCCAGAGCGGCTCACCCTCTGGCGACTCTGGCGACGGGGTTCCAGACCGCCCACGTGGGCCGCGGCGGTGCAGCTTTTCGGCTCGCTCGTCGTGATGGCGCTCGGGGCCCACTTCTTCGTCGAGGGTATGGAGCGCGCCTCGCACGCCCTGGGCATCCCGGCCGGGCTCATAGCGCTCGTGCTCGCCCCGCTCGCGACCGAACTGCCCGAGAAGTTCAACTCCATCCTGTGGGTTCGCGAGGACAAGGACACCCTGGCGCTCGGCAACATAACCGGCGCGATGGTCTTCCAGAGCACGGTCCCCGTCTCCATCGGGCTCGTGTTGACCGAGTGGGATCTCGGTTTGCTCGGCACCATCTCGGTCGTTCTCGCGCTCTTCTCGGGGCTGATGCTCTACGTGCTGCTCTCGACCAAACGGCCGCTGCGGGCCTGGCCGCTGCTCGGCGGCGGGGCGATGTACGCGATCTTCGTCGCCGCGGCGGTGGTCTCCGTGGCCCTGCTCTGA
- the larB gene encoding nickel pincer cofactor biosynthesis protein LarB — MSRDGRITGILSAVARGELSPEAAEKELGKFEVRYLDPFAVLDAGRASRKGVPEIVYAAGKPPRQTSAICAEILRAHDRVLVSAASPEHEERIRHDLPDTPLRRAGRALVVGDGEPEPTGGRVAAISAGTSDIPVLEEAVAVAREMGVAVKTFNDVGVAGIHRLAGPLEDIERLDPDCVIVAAGMEGALPSVVSALVSVPVVGLPTSTGYGLGGDGTAAIMSMLQSCSPGLSVVNVDNGVGAGVVAAMIANRAARRSRR; from the coding sequence TTGAGCAGAGACGGGAGGATCACCGGAATCCTCTCCGCCGTGGCCCGTGGGGAGCTCTCTCCGGAGGCGGCGGAGAAAGAACTCGGCAAGTTCGAGGTGCGCTACCTGGACCCGTTCGCCGTGCTCGACGCCGGCCGCGCGTCCCGCAAGGGCGTCCCGGAGATCGTTTACGCGGCGGGCAAGCCCCCCCGGCAGACCTCCGCGATCTGCGCCGAGATCCTGCGCGCCCACGACCGGGTGCTGGTGAGCGCCGCCTCCCCGGAGCACGAGGAGAGGATCCGGCACGACCTCCCCGACACCCCACTACGCCGGGCGGGCAGAGCCCTCGTCGTCGGCGACGGGGAGCCGGAGCCCACCGGAGGGCGGGTGGCCGCGATAAGCGCCGGGACCTCGGACATCCCGGTCCTGGAGGAGGCCGTGGCCGTGGCCCGGGAGATGGGGGTCGCGGTCAAGACCTTCAACGACGTCGGCGTTGCGGGGATACACCGCCTCGCCGGTCCCCTGGAGGACATCGAACGCCTGGATCCCGACTGCGTCATCGTCGCCGCCGGGATGGAGGGGGCGCTCCCGAGCGTGGTAAGCGCGCTGGTTTCGGTGCCGGTGGTGGGCCTTCCCACCTCGACGGGCTACGGGCTCGGAGGGGACGGCACCGCCGCGATAATGAGCATGCTGCAGAGCTGCTCGCCGGGCCTCTCGGTGGTCAACGTGGACAACGGTGTGGGCGCCGGCGTGGTGGCGGCGATGATCGCAAACCGGGCCGCGAGAAGGAGCCGCCGCTAG
- the thpR gene encoding RNA 2',3'-cyclic phosphodiesterase produces MRLFVAVFPPEEVRRDLIEAARTLEVAGDVRWMRPEGVHLTLKFLGDVPEERVDEVRRAIEKIGGRHESFGVEISGFGAFPSRRRARVVWAGVSEGVKELAELAGDVEHAMQGLGFARERRPYRPHLTLGRARKRPVSLGPQEQDPPGERRFTARRVELVQSVLGPEGATYLTLAAARLSEDGE; encoded by the coding sequence ATGCGCCTGTTCGTGGCCGTCTTCCCGCCTGAGGAGGTGCGGCGCGACCTGATCGAGGCGGCCCGCACGCTGGAGGTCGCCGGGGACGTCCGCTGGATGAGGCCGGAGGGAGTCCACCTCACGCTGAAGTTTCTGGGAGATGTGCCAGAGGAGAGGGTGGACGAGGTGCGCCGCGCCATCGAGAAGATCGGCGGACGCCACGAGAGCTTCGGCGTGGAGATAAGCGGCTTCGGTGCGTTCCCCTCGCGCAGGCGGGCCCGGGTCGTCTGGGCCGGGGTGAGCGAGGGCGTGAAAGAGCTTGCGGAGCTGGCCGGGGACGTCGAGCACGCGATGCAAGGTCTGGGCTTCGCCCGAGAGCGGCGGCCCTACAGGCCGCACCTCACGCTCGGGCGTGCGCGCAAGAGACCGGTCTCGCTGGGACCCCAGGAGCAAGATCCGCCAGGAGAACGGCGTTTCACGGCTCGCAGAGTCGAGCTCGTCCAGAGCGTCCTGGGTCCGGAAGGGGCCACCTACCTCACCCTCGCGGCGGCGAGGCTCTCAGAAGACGGCGAGTAG